GGTTTTGGATTAGCACAGAAACATGGATTTTATGACTAATGATATAATTTTTTAGTAAAATGTGTTATATCCCAAAGGgaaatagtaatttttttttacatttcccaGCTTGCTGAGagctcagggtcagccatggtgcAGCACCTCTGGAGCAAATAGGGTTAAgtaccttgctcaagggccctacaCTGACAGCTTGGAAGTGCTGGGgcttaaccactaaaccactAGTTCAGTgttaattctattttataaacCATTTATTCTAATTCATTCAGTTTATTATGACAAACTGACAGCAGTGCAAGAGtctacaatataaataaaatatctatttGTGTCAGAATTCAAAAATCGAAAGTAACACTGAAGCCTAGTAACCATACTGAGCTAAAACTGATTATATATAGTATCTTAGATTTAACTAGCAGGTAAAAACttgacttatttaaaaaaacgtcTCCCCACTCTCATAACAACCTTGTAATACGTCTTATAAAGCAAAGGCCGTGACACATTTTTCTCCAATAAATCCATTTTTGTGTACTAGACTGAAACCTGTGTTGTTGCCGTATCTCCTGTTCAGCTTCTCGAGCGTGTTGATTTATTGAGGTTCCTGATTGTTTTGCTGCCGTAAGCACAAACTTAAGCAGGACTTAAATCAAATGCTTATCATGCAAGATGTAGTGTTCCATCATGGTGTGTTATCAGTAAAAGAGTTGTTTATCTCATTGCAGAATCCACAAACAGGAAATTGAATCAGAATTCCAAAGAAAAATGAGCGAAGTCCATGAGGCGAAAAAGGGCGCTGATAAACAAGAGGACCTGGCTGAACAGatgaaagacttttttttggTGAGTCAATTTGCACAGAAGTTCTGCTTAGGTGGAAATATTTTAAACGACCCTTTCAAAATCAAAAGTATAATGTGTGAATAAAGCGAATGTAAGGTagcggaaaaaaaaacagagaaacggtggtaaaattttacattaaaatttacatttaaattattaaatatatataagctgcacaatgtttttttccattacGAACTGAAATTCGAACTTGCTAatagtttagtttttattaaaactatcTACATAACTATCATATTTGCTATATTGTTGGAATATGGATGGGTACAAGATTATTTGTCATATTAACCAGAAAAGTTTTATTGTGAAAGcatctgatcagaagtttaAATTTGAACAAACAATGTAACGCTGGTTTTTGTAGTGAccagaaatgttttgttatgttcAGTCTGATCCTATGAGAAATTCGTACAAATTTGAACAAACAACAGTATTGATATGAAATTGTACTAAAAGATTGAAATGCCAAGCTTAGCCATTTTTTTATGAGACTTTAATTGTGGGAATTGTTTCAGATGGTACAAAAATATAAGGCTGTGTTGGCTGCAAAACGTTTGGGCAGATAAATACAGTAGATATCAGTGGGAATGTGCTTTGTTTCACTATATTATGACAAGTAGCAGTTGTTTGTGGGTAACCATGCACTTCTGTTTTGCTGATTCGGACCACATTCGGGAGAAGATACatctttgctttgtttttttaaattacctCTGTTTCCTACTGTCTGTCTCAGCATGCTGAGTCCAGGATCACTGAAACACAAGCCTTATTCCAGGAACTGAACAAAGTCACTGAATCTGTGGCTGGATATTTTTGTGAGGAACCAAGCGATTTTAAACTGGACGAGTGCTGCTCCATCTTTAATTCCTTCTGTGAAAGATTCAACCGAGCTCTTCAGGTAAAGCCACATTGTATGGCTCTCTAGATCTGAAttggacattttaaaatgcCGCTTCTTTCTTCTCCTTACCCAAAAGAAAATCCAATTTTTATTCCTTCAGGAGAACATGGAGCGTGAGATGGCAGAGGTTAAACGGAAGCAGAAGGAACGGCTGCAGTCTTCTGCTAAGCGACGATCCACAGCCACCTGCTCGATGCGGGACAAAGGCATGGAAGGTATACCACTGGAGTCAGTTCTCCATCGGTTCCTGAACGAACCCGCATCTCGCAGGAGAGCAAGAACCCCCTCGCCAACCATGGCCAGCCTCCTCGAGAACCCATTACAAAACAACTGGTCCAACAAACACACTGAAAACCAGAACTGCTCAAACCTGAACTCTCCCCAGCCCTCAATAGGTAAGGAGAACTCAGATGGTAAACCAGAAAGGAAAAGACCGGAGTTGAGAAAATCTAGTGCTCGTGACTCTTCGGCATACGAGGACGTGGACGTTCCGACCGAGGAAGAGGTGCAGAAATTGAGAGAAGTGTCCCAAAGAGTGTTGCACTACCAGTCTAGCCGTGGAAGTGTGTCTTCCATGGAACATATTTCCCCAGTCACTTCTCCACATCGACGCACGTTTcaagaagataaagaaaaaacaatgtcGGTTACAAATGGCGAGGATGAGCCCAAAGCAACAAAAAGCCCAGTACTTTTGATTGCAAAAAGCCCTGGATGGATCAGTCGTCGacacacaatctcacttccTGCGCCAGATTTGATCGTTATTGAGGACCAAAAAGTTGATGTTGATGAGGATCGTTTTTTTCCCAGGGAGCCGGACAAGGAAAGCCCCGGAAATCAGGTTTCGCCTTTTGTGAAAATGGGTAGAATCAAATCAGTGGATAGTAGCTACCTGCCAAAATGTACAAATGACCAGGTAGGCAGCGATGTTCCATCTGGCACTCTAACGAGCAAATCCGAGACGTTAAAAGAAGCAGAAGTATGGCAAGAGACGGATAAGAACTTGCCCAGTTCTCAGCAAAATACTCAAGTCAACACACAGAACATCCACACCAAGAAACCCTCACGATTTATAGCCTTTTTCAAACGTTTGAGTGTAAAGAGCAGATTGAGCAATGGAGAAAGTGAGTCCAGTAGTGTGGACCCCTAGCGGACATCATACAGGCCCTGGGTCATGTAGTTGaagaaactaaaaaataaatacaaaaatatggtTAAAGAACTGATCTCTGGTACATGTTAGAATTGACCAAGGTTTTGCTTCAAGTTTGTAGTATGTGTGATGGATTCAGTTTGAAGTTCAAGGTACGTAGTTAAAgctgtatagtgtatggttATGGCCAGTGCTCaaattgagtcaagtcttatgggggtccccagttgttgtgtaatgtaatgttgttcatatatttttttttctaaaataatcttggggaccccctaagtctatttttttacttgtcatgggggtccctaatgccttatgggGGTCCAGGATTCCCCCAGTCCCCCCTCAATTTGAGCACTGGTTATGGCCTTCTTATCAAGAGAACTATATCATTAGTAGGTACTCCTGAATAATAACATGCCACTTTAAGATTGCGGTTCAACATGGTTTAAATCTTGGAATtgggaaaaacattttgcaaaaaTACCCCAACCAGTCAAATCTTGAACTATGAACAATCCCAGAACTGTTTCTCTCAAGAACAATATGAACAATATGAGTGTTGAAACACACATGAATCCAATGCCAACTTTACTTAAAAATTtcgattttttattttgatagataaatagaaatgaatctgtttatttatttataaggaaGTGAACTCAATTGAACCTCAAACACTTCTGTGtagacttttttccccacacagaGCCCTTAATAAAGTCTTTTTCTGCCTTTTTGTGACATCACAACAAAATAATAGGGGTTGCttgaatatacatttattatttagtacattttatatGCATAAATCAAAATCTGGTTTGGGATATCCCTATTTTTAGGACATGAAAAAGAGCAGTCGGTACAATGAATATGCAAAATGATACATCTGTGTGTCATATTAAACGTTTTATGGtatttgaaattaattgaattgaccTGGAGGCTCAGCTGTAATTCAAATTGTTGATTCTGAAACCAAATGCGTTCAGCACAGAAGCTCATGTCTGTCCACAAAGCTAATTTTATAGGTGGATGGATCAACAATCATTATATTCCACATCCTGGGTGTTCTTCATTTTGACCATTTATAATGGGAAAGGCTCCAGGTGTCCCCATTACCCTGTGTAGGGTGAGCAATATAGAACatagatgtatggatggatggagggatggacaCATGGATAATTGTGTCTTATACACAATGTGCTGTTGCCCATAGAACCTTAATCTACTATGAAATATTCAGACTAGCAAAGCACATGTTCTTCCCAATACTCTCACTTACCATATTTGAAGTAGCTACTAACGAATGCATGATGCTACATTCACAcatgcagtgatttttttttactgcaagtCTCCACCCAGTGgacaaaaaaagtcaaaactAGATGTAACGCAGCTAGCTTTCCACAAATTCACAAACTGGGACATACAGATACagatctgtatccctatttattacccacactgtctatactgtttcatattgtctgtattgtcttgtatagtctgtttttgtcttgtataggttttatttatgtctgtacttttgagagtcacaaacagctggaaccaaatttcttgtgtgtgtcaacacacttggccaataaacctgattctgattataGAGATAGAGACATAGAGATGACTTATTGTGATTTGCCCTTAAAGAACCACAATCCAAATTTACATATAGCACCTTCACTCTAATCACCCTGGCAGCAGGTCCAAAAgaatattttcaaaaacaaaactagTCTATGGTGCACAAAAGGTTGGAGACCGCTGATTTATAGTGTGGCATTGAGAAAGACAAAATTTCCACACATCTAAAAACAGATCATGTGATCTTTAATGTCTTCATTTGCTTTGTAGTTGCTGCCCTAAGTGGCTctacaattaaaacatttctcaACTTGCGTCAAATGCCAGcgatcactgtttttttttaatgtcactgGTGGTCGTCATGCTCTCAATGACAATAATGACCTCAGAATCTGCAagttactgtaaatgtaaacatactCTCTGCAATTACACAAATGCGCCTTTAGGGTGCGCTGTTCAccatatagtttttttttttatcagaagcACTGCAGTCCTCCAACGTTGGTGTTCTTTTTGAGTCAAAATGACCCATGTGAATTTATTAcatgtaaaaagtatttttttctgaagttaTGATAGATTTGTGACTTTGTATTACAATTGAACAATCGTTTTCCCCTCAATACACGATACTCTAGTTTCAGACGAAATGTGAAAAGTGTCTGAAACGAAACATGTTCATAGGTGTGATACAAAATCTTATCtgtggatacacacacactgtggggAATGCTTGGTTGCCATTTTGGGACTCGGTATTGCTTATGCTAATCATCGTCATCCTCAAGATGAATATAAGCGACTGTAGatctgaaaataaatgataCATGAGTATCAGTGACTAATAGAGACACATTTTTAGAATATATCTATGAGGATTGTATTTTACATGTAAAGCAGAAGGTCGTTTGCTTTAACTGCGTGATGTCGATGTGTTTCCCTGGTTTTTACTACCTTTTTGTTGCACTGTACTCTTATGCTTTTATGTTTCTGAATGAATCCCAATATCCCATATTTCTCATGTGCATATCTCTCCATTCATACAAATGTATAGGTGTAGTAACCGGAACCATCCAATTGGATAAGCGCTggggatatttatttatacaatattttcattttttagatcaattattaaaaaactgAATGTCCATGGTGTCTTCTCTTCCTATTATGTTCACACGAGTTTCTTTTTGAGCGTCTGTTTCTTTTCTATCTGGTGgcatttatgtgttttttttatccattatttttattttatgttttatttgcaATACAAATGTTACCTTTCTGGTGAGAAATTTGCCACAGGACTACTGtaacatatacatactgtactatatagTAGTACAgtacactatgtgtgtgtgtgtgtgtgtgtgtgtgtgtgtgtgtgtgtgtgtgtgtgtgtgtgtacgtgcagctctggtgaatttggTTCCCAGGAGGATTAAGCCAGTACTAGTTTtgacatacagtggtgtgaaaaagtttgtccccttcctgatttcttttttttttttttgcatgtcttCTCATTTATGCAACCTCATCTAACCGCCATTTTAAGGTCATGTCACatcatctcaataggattcaggtcaggactttgactaggtcactccaaagtcttcattttgtttttcttcagacattcagaggtggacttgctggtgtgttttggatgattgtcctgctgcaaaacccaagttcgcttcagcttgaggtcacgaacagatggctggacattctccttcaggattttttggtacaCAGCAGAATtaatggttccatttatcacattAAGTCTTCCAGGACCTGAAGCAGCAAAatagccccagaccatcacactaccaccaccaaattttactgttggtttgatgttctttttctgaaatgcggtgttacttttacaccagatgtaatgggacacacaccttccaaaaagtttaacttttgtctCGAGTATGtttccaaaagtcttggggatcatcaagttgttttctggcaaaacggagatgagcctttatgttctttttgctcagcagcagttTTGTTCTTAGAaatctgccatgcagaccatttcttcccagtctctttcttatggtggagtcatgaacactgatcttgactgaggcaagtgaggcctgcagttctttagatgatgttgtggggtcttttgtgacctcttggatgagtcgtcgctgtgctcttgggataattttggtcggccggccaaTCCTGGAAaagttctccactgttccatgtttgtGCCACTTTTGAAAGAGTCCCAAAGATGTAGAAATGACTTTAGAAAGTTTTCCAGACTGAGATCTCAATtaatttctttctcatttgtttctaaatttctttggCTCTCGGGATGACGTCTAGCTTTTGAGAATCTTtcggtctacttcactttgtca
The DNA window shown above is from Silurus meridionalis isolate SWU-2019-XX chromosome 12, ASM1480568v1, whole genome shotgun sequence and carries:
- the fhdc4 gene encoding FH2 domain-containing protein 1, which encodes MAQPPPPPPPPPPPPPPPAPPAGGMGLSRGSRAGSKFRNFNWEAIPQHTVLGKHNIWTAEKKNEYELDTQHMEELFSRSDQSDGQVQASKRRSVRIAPINAQGSEMVSILGSKKNMNISIFLKQFKRSVNELIEDIHDGKSERFGCGKLQELLKLLPESGELKKLVAFQGDYSALSEADQFMVQLVKLPCYEEHIRCLVLKEEFPPFMDEVKHSIATMTAAGNELLECADLHSVIRLVLKTGNYMNAGGYAGSAVGFRMPSLLKLADTKANKPGMNLMHYVAMQAQKSDAALLKFPEQLPHIGDGARIHKQEIESEFQRKMSEVHEAKKGADKQEDLAEQMKDFFLHAESRITETQALFQELNKVTESVAGYFCEEPSDFKLDECCSIFNSFCERFNRALQENMEREMAEVKRKQKERLQSSAKRRSTATCSMRDKGMEGIPLESVLHRFLNEPASRRRARTPSPTMASLLENPLQNNWSNKHTENQNCSNLNSPQPSIGKENSDGKPERKRPELRKSSARDSSAYEDVDVPTEEEVQKLREVSQRVLHYQSSRGSVSSMEHISPVTSPHRRTFQEDKEKTMSVTNGEDEPKATKSPVLLIAKSPGWISRRHTISLPAPDLIVIEDQKVDVDEDRFFPREPDKESPGNQVSPFVKMGRIKSVDSSYLPKCTNDQVGSDVPSGTLTSKSETLKEAEVWQETDKNLPSSQQNTQVNTQNIHTKKPSRFIAFFKRLSVKSRLSNGESESSSVDP